DNA from Archaeoglobus veneficus SNP6:
ACAGGCTCTGCAATTACCAGGTACACCCTGTCATCAAGCTGGACGACTCCAAAGTAATTCTGCCAGTCAATTTCAACCTCTTCGTCAGGTTTTAGCTGCTTAAAACGAATTCTCCAGCCGTTTGCGTAACATCCACATCCATAGCCAACCCACGAGCCAGTTTTTGGACAAACTCCTCCTTCAGGAAGTTCAGGAAAGTGTTTGCAGTTCTGACAAAAGAATTCATTTGATATGGCCCTGTAACCTCCGCCCAACATTAAGCACCACCCTCCATTTCGGCTTTCGCTTCAAGCTCCTCTATCCTTCTGCGCGTCGCATCTCTCACAAACTCCGTCAAAGAAACGTAGCCGTGCTTTTTCGCCACAATTTCTGCCTTCTTCGCCAGGTTTTCTGGAATCTCTAACTGCCTAACATCTTTCTTCTTTGGCGAACTCATGAGTAATACATTACTCCATGAATTTATAAAGGTTACGGCTATGACGAAAGTATTAATAAAGCATGGGTGATAACTATAACTATGGGTGAGCGAAAATATGTAACATTGAAACTACCGGAAGAGTTCGTAGATATGGTTAAACGATTTATTGATGAACATCCAGAGTGGGGATATACCTCTGTGCCAGAATTCGTTAAAGAGGCAATTAGGGATTATATTCTGTACCTTGAGAGTTCAAAAGTTGCTGAATCTTCCAAAAAACGGCCCTCTGAACGAACTCGGTAAGATCTTTACTTTCGACTTCCATAATATAGCTATAGCTCGGATACTTGATTACATTTTTGAGTACTGCGAAAGTGATACACCTCAAAAAAACTAACATTTTTATGGGTATAATATTAGGGTTGAACTGGTGGTAAAAAATGCTGCCTTGGAGTTGGATGGATTTTCTGATAGTTTGGGTTATTTCAGTTATTGCGGCAGCTTTTGTGGGATGGGAATTAAAAAAGGACATCAGAGACGAAGATTTGATACCGATAATTCAGAGCCTTCAAGCGGACCAATATACACAGCTCCAGGAGTTAGTAAGAGAACTGGATAGAGAACTTGAAAGAATAGATAAGGAGCTTATGGAGCTGAGAAAAGATATAGAATTCTTAAAAGGTAGAATATTGTAACGTTTCATCACTTTTAATTATTCTTCCCTATTCATAATATAAGTATATCTTAAAGCCAGCTTCTACCATGAACGTCGATAGTGGGAAGGTGGTTAATGCTGTAAAAGTGAGCGCAACGGTTGCGGCGGGTGCCGTTGCGGCTGAAGCGATCGGCAGCAAAGCAGGCAACCCACTGGTAGGGACCGCAATTGCTTTCGGAATTGGCGTGGCTGGAATATTCATAAAAGGCTCGTATGGCACGTATTTCGCCGCTGGTGCAATTCTCCCGCCGGTCATGAATGCAGTCGAGAACGTTGTTAAGAAGATAATCTGAGGTGAGGCCAATGAGATTTGCACACAAGTACCTTGACGAGGTAACAAAGCTCAACGCCGATGACGTCGCCACCATCAAGCTTCCGCGTGACAGGTTCATAAGGGATGTCCTGCTCTACTTCACGATCAAGATCGCCAACGCCGGAGCTGCAGACGTTGCAGTTACAGAGGATCAGATCCTCAACCTCATCAAGAGGATCAGAGTTGTCGCCGGCGGTGACGTCACGTTCCTGGAAGTCAACGGTTACAGGAAGTTCCTCATGAACTACCTGGAGTTCAACACCAAGCCGTACGTGAACATACCGTCCAGCATTCCGGCCGGCGGAGATGCAACCTTCGAGATCGAGCTGCCGCTCATCTTCGCTACAAACCCTGTGAACGAGTACGACGTCAGCGCCGTTATTCCGGCTCACCTCACCAGCTCGCTTAACGTTTACATCGACTTCGGAAATCCTGCTGACATCGACGCTAACCTCAGCCTTGCTTCCGGCCAGGTGGACGTCACCATCAAGGAGGTTTACACCAACAAGGCCGAGCACGACAAAATCCTCAACAACCTCCAGCGCGTCATAGAGCTTGAGGTCGAGAAGACTGTCGATGAGATCAAGAGCAACTACACATTCAAGGTGGACCTGGACGTCGGCAACCTCATACAGAAGATCGGCATCTTCACCTACGACGGCACCGGCAACCTGAGCAACAGCATAATCTCGGCATACAAGATCAGGCAGAACTCACCAATAGACGTGGACCTGGAGAAGATCACCTGGAAGCAGTCAAGAGCTGAGGACAAGAGGGCCTACGTCCTTGAGAGCATACCGGACGGCATGACGATCTGGGACGCTCAGTACCGCATGGGTGTGCTTGATACCAGAGGACTTAAGAGCGGCGACGTCACGTTCAATGCAAACACCCTTGTGAGCTCCGGTAAGGTGGTCCTCCTGCACAGAGAGATAGCGCCGGCGCAGGTGTAAGCCATGGAGATCGTAATGCTCACCATCGGAGGCATGTTTTTCCTCGCAGGCTACGGCCTGACTCTGCGCTTCCTCAGCTCTCTCTTCGGCGAAGAGAAGGCTTAAAGAGAAGGCTTAACCTCTTCTATTTTTCTAAGGAGGCCTGCGCCGTGAACGGCGAGGAGTTTCAGAACCTGGTAATCGACAAACTCATCAAAATAGAGAACCGTGTCACTAAGCTCGAATCGAAGATCAACGGCTCTGTTGTGATCATTATCAATAACGACACCATCAAGAGGGCCGGCCTGGTTGTCCTCACGGCCCTCGCCGCGAAGATAGGGATTGATCTCTCAGGCTTTTGGTGATGGGTATGGGAAAGGGCCGTAATAAGAAGTGGATTCA
Protein-coding regions in this window:
- a CDS encoding ribbon-helix-helix domain-containing protein, which translates into the protein MSSPKKKDVRQLEIPENLAKKAEIVAKKHGYVSLTEFVRDATRRRIEELEAKAEMEGGA
- a CDS encoding ribbon-helix-helix domain-containing protein, with product MGERKYVTLKLPEEFVDMVKRFIDEHPEWGYTSVPEFVKEAIRDYILYLESSKVAESSKKRPSERTR